One segment of Asaia bogorensis NBRC 16594 DNA contains the following:
- a CDS encoding class I SAM-dependent methyltransferase: MTRPDPLIDPTVSLDDTHPRPRSALDADAVRAAYRRWAKVYDSVFGGISAFGRRRAVAAVNALPGQRVLEVGVGTGLALPHYNRDKHITGIDLSEAMLERARQRVINQQLGNVDDLQEMDAEATTFEAGSFDIAVAMFVASVVPSPRRLLGELKRVVKPGGHILFVNHFLATGGVRLAVERGMARASRSLGWHPDFAMESLLPPEDLSRATITPVPPAGLFTLVTLPIEKDSKEETALVA, translated from the coding sequence ATGACACGACCGGACCCCCTGATCGACCCGACCGTCTCCCTTGACGATACGCATCCTCGCCCCCGCTCTGCACTGGACGCTGATGCTGTCCGCGCAGCTTATCGCCGCTGGGCCAAGGTGTATGACTCCGTGTTTGGCGGCATCTCCGCATTCGGTCGTCGCCGTGCTGTCGCCGCTGTCAATGCGTTGCCGGGCCAACGCGTGCTGGAGGTTGGGGTCGGTACAGGGCTTGCGCTGCCGCATTACAATCGCGACAAGCATATCACCGGTATCGACCTCTCCGAGGCCATGCTCGAGCGCGCCCGTCAGCGTGTAATCAACCAGCAGCTCGGCAATGTCGATGATCTGCAGGAAATGGATGCTGAAGCGACCACTTTCGAGGCGGGAAGCTTTGATATTGCTGTGGCGATGTTCGTCGCATCCGTCGTGCCAAGCCCACGTCGTCTTCTGGGCGAGCTCAAGCGCGTGGTGAAGCCGGGCGGCCATATCCTGTTCGTCAATCATTTCCTTGCGACGGGCGGCGTCCGGCTGGCTGTAGAACGCGGTATGGCCCGGGCTTCCCGATCGCTCGGCTGGCACCCGGATTTTGCTATGGAATCCCTGCTGCCGCCTGAAGATCTGAGCCGCGCAACCATCACGCCGGTCCCGCCTGCGGGACTGTTTACGCTCGTGACATTGCCGATCGAGAAGGATAGTAAGGAAGAGACGGCCCTGGTTGCCTGA
- the gshB gene encoding glutathione synthase → MALRIAVQMDPLEHVNINGDSTFALMLEAQRRGHELFVYPVDSLCLGEGGAEKTLHHGRVSARARPVSVQRVQGGHATFGAEQRLDLGETDVVLMRQDPPFDMGYITATHMLEHVHGVGPGKTLVVNDPQAVRNAPEKLLVTHYPDLMPPTLVTWDTEALAEFRARYGDVILKPLYGNGGAGIFRIREGDENFASLLELHFSRSREPLMIQRYEPMVRKGDKRIILVDGEPIGAINRVPATGEARSNMHVGGRAEAVALTARDQEICARIGSYLRENGLIFVGIDVIGDWLTEINVTSPTGLQELDRFNDMNSAGLIWDAIEKRLG, encoded by the coding sequence ATGGCCCTACGCATAGCCGTACAGATGGACCCGCTTGAGCACGTCAATATCAACGGGGACTCGACCTTCGCCCTGATGCTCGAAGCCCAGAGACGTGGGCACGAACTCTTTGTATATCCTGTGGACTCGCTATGTCTTGGCGAAGGCGGGGCAGAGAAAACGCTGCATCATGGTCGGGTTTCTGCGCGGGCGCGTCCGGTTTCGGTGCAACGCGTGCAGGGGGGGCATGCGACCTTCGGCGCAGAGCAGCGTCTGGATCTGGGTGAGACCGATGTGGTGCTGATGCGTCAGGATCCACCCTTCGATATGGGATATATTACCGCCACCCACATGCTCGAGCATGTCCACGGTGTTGGACCTGGCAAGACACTGGTCGTGAATGACCCGCAAGCCGTACGAAACGCTCCCGAGAAGCTGCTTGTCACGCATTATCCTGATCTCATGCCCCCAACACTGGTCACGTGGGACACTGAGGCGCTGGCCGAATTCCGGGCCCGCTATGGCGATGTGATTCTCAAACCGCTCTACGGTAATGGCGGGGCGGGGATCTTCCGTATTCGTGAAGGCGATGAGAATTTTGCGTCATTGCTGGAGCTGCATTTCAGCCGTTCGCGTGAACCGCTCATGATCCAGCGTTATGAGCCGATGGTGCGCAAGGGCGACAAACGCATCATACTGGTCGATGGCGAGCCGATCGGTGCGATCAACCGCGTTCCTGCTACAGGCGAGGCCCGCTCGAACATGCATGTGGGTGGTCGGGCGGAAGCCGTCGCCCTGACGGCGCGCGATCAGGAAATCTGTGCGCGTATCGGATCATATCTGCGTGAAAACGGGCTCATCTTCGTCGGGATCGACGTGATCGGCGATTGGCTGACCGAGATCAACGTGACCTCCCCGACGGGCCTGCAGGAACTGGACCGTTTCAACGACATGAACAGTGCCGGCCTAATCTGGGATGCCATCGAAAAGCGCCTCGGCTGA
- a CDS encoding heme-copper oxidase family protein: protein MLQLPISRRREGLTLRADGAAFLALALFCGLAGGFLGFVSQNTGPTHALGHGLLLDLFVLIPAFLGGMGRLILPGELTSLPSLMVRFDRVALVAMFLGALCALGGVSRPDLFAVSMGLWSVGVVLLALSTIVKCLECRVVRFRDLSPFTWSQLLASLGLIVIVPVVLAGLCHDLVAGGDAQIVAGVWLGRIQVPVLALVMQLALGAIANLVSFHSTRAKIVLPLLMAVPTLGVSVVWAHGVIVPGLSEAWLLGAGVALPCFGIMGLICASLWRRSFTMTYALSWSFPALLLLSAGWVLYLFPARPEAFHSAMLFGAVFALFGCYYRWQARLGDMAAPLWLGRLHLVSMGIAVLAMIPFLPMLRHIGEAGMMVSLCCVACLGVRLIMPLREPAKVDLS, encoded by the coding sequence TTGTTACAGTTGCCGATTTCGAGACGCCGCGAGGGTCTGACATTGCGGGCCGATGGTGCTGCTTTTCTCGCCCTGGCGCTCTTTTGCGGTCTCGCAGGTGGTTTCCTCGGGTTTGTTTCCCAGAATACCGGCCCAACCCATGCGCTGGGCCATGGATTGCTGCTCGATCTTTTTGTCCTGATCCCGGCTTTTCTAGGCGGCATGGGACGATTGATCCTGCCGGGTGAGCTGACATCCCTCCCGTCCTTGATGGTCCGTTTTGACCGTGTGGCTCTTGTCGCAATGTTCCTCGGGGCGCTCTGCGCGCTTGGCGGTGTTTCACGACCTGACCTGTTTGCCGTCTCGATGGGGCTTTGGTCGGTTGGTGTTGTGTTGCTGGCGCTGTCGACCATCGTCAAATGTCTCGAGTGTCGCGTTGTGCGCTTTCGTGACCTGTCGCCCTTTACCTGGTCACAACTTCTCGCGTCACTTGGCTTGATCGTCATCGTCCCTGTTGTGCTGGCTGGCCTGTGCCATGACCTCGTGGCGGGCGGGGATGCGCAAATTGTGGCTGGCGTATGGCTTGGTCGTATCCAGGTTCCCGTACTGGCCCTTGTCATGCAACTCGCCCTCGGGGCGATTGCAAACCTCGTTTCCTTCCATTCAACCCGTGCCAAGATCGTTCTGCCACTGCTTATGGCGGTACCGACGCTTGGTGTATCGGTGGTCTGGGCGCATGGAGTTATCGTGCCGGGGCTTTCCGAGGCGTGGCTTCTGGGGGCAGGCGTTGCACTCCCTTGTTTCGGGATCATGGGGCTGATCTGCGCTTCCCTATGGCGTCGCAGCTTCACCATGACCTATGCGCTCTCCTGGAGCTTTCCGGCGTTGCTCCTGCTCTCTGCGGGGTGGGTGCTCTATCTCTTTCCCGCCCGTCCGGAGGCCTTTCATTCCGCCATGCTGTTTGGCGCGGTGTTTGCGTTGTTTGGCTGCTATTATCGCTGGCAGGCCCGGCTGGGCGATATGGCCGCACCTCTCTGGCTCGGTCGTCTTCATCTTGTTTCGATGGGTATAGCGGTGCTGGCCATGATCCCGTTTCTGCCCATGCTACGGCATATCGGCGAGGCCGGCATGATGGTCTCACTCTGCTGTGTTGCCTGTCTGGGCGTCAGACTGATCATGCCATTGCGTGAGCCTGCGAAGGTCGACCTTTCATGA